The following coding sequences are from one Hyalangium gracile window:
- a CDS encoding type I polyketide synthase — protein sequence MSTSGAPETDRDLMLEAYQELRRLRAEVVRLQDAKHVPIAVVGMSCRFPGGANSPREFWDVLSKGTDGVGPRPAGREVPAWPAHSPEHPGRSAGYLREVDRFDASFFGISPREASRLDPQQRLLMELIWEALEDAGQDTAPLRGSPTGVFVALYNNDYARLQLADPERADAYVSTGISDAMAAGRIAYHFDLRGPTLVVDTACSSSLVALHLACRSLAAEESELAIVAASNLILDPVVTLLTERLQGSSPTGRCRTFDARADGYVRGEGVGALVLRRLPDARTRRDRIHGVIRSSVINQDGRSLGLTAPNGKAQRELLQQALSHAGVEPREIGYVEAHGTGTPLGDPIEIEALTEVLSTGRSAGERCRIGSVKSNVGHLEASAGLAGVIKVLLSFQAGQLPANLHFQTLNPHIQLDPERFEIVSRATAWPAGSAPRLAGVSSFGLSGTNAHVILEEPPREAPVSVPATERSCVVALSGADEAMLAERARRLLHWLGNEPEGVSASLRDVAFSLGARRSHLDFRLAACVGTKAELTQLLQDFVKGPTPAHAFTGRRPGRQPRLAFVFSGFGGYGAARVKELLAEEPVFREALQRCEAALRQNGAPSVLAILEGSTPGSSVPAIVQTQLAGFALQVALAELWRSWGVTPELVVGHSMGEVAAAVTAGALSLEDAAKLITARARLLGQLSGQGTMALIELAAPEVEQALASLGHKASVAAVNGPTSTVVSGDSEAVEQVVQHFERKAVRCRRMDIDVPAHSARLEGSRRSLEESLRGLTPRASSVPIFSTVTGKRIAGEELSPAYWADNLRQPVRFWPAIEQALESGPIDFIEIGPHPVLLPGLATGLDGVREAKRPALLIPSMRRDESGRRVLLESLARLYASGRDVNWEALQEPGAVLTLPAMPWRKQRFWFDDSTEAQSARPPTERPVESRPSTDQDTVARFYDAIAPLHEGSLHGRDSAPALLTFGLLPQRVPGFSWSLGLFQPDAHPEIHRQLVEAQRALREIAFGSVDLSTVTQALDIGCGYATDLFDLAQRHSQLQLDGFTLSPRQAALAQQRLSAARLDSRVRVRVADSAHTDFPGTYDMAFGFEVAGLVRDKAALFSNIARHLRPGGTLLLADLVANTRSGLEVDTTSTFASARSEWGELLADQRLRLSECVDVSAQVMNFLDDPTDARELRRLAEKRSLDEEAIQALESWANIRRSLERGLLSYVVLIATLDRHASRASVLRTNQERLATASPPSEVSRTAAAPGPASTSSSTPAELLHRIEWQPQERPASPVASAREGAWLLFADAGGVAGRLAARLEAQGQRVVVIRRPPSDARSGDRLREALLDALGPHRTCKGVLFLSGLDAGAAEDGGPEQLSAALDAGALALLPLAQRMATEPLPGTPRLWVLTQRVWDKLPAGQRGTPAQAPLWGLGRTLMHEAPGLQTTLVDLGGSDEDLRALVSELEAPSSEDQLLFRDGRRHVARLHRGELPGEARAGAVMPPVRSDATYLITGGLGGLGLATAGWLSRQGARNLVLLGRTAPSEASARAVEELRKSGARVEVATLDAGERPALEALLTRIDRELPPLRGIFHAAGALADGVVAEMDATRFLVPARAKVHGAWNLHVLTRGRELDFFVLFSSFASLLGSPGQANHAAANSFLDALALHRRGLGLPATSVQWGPWARVGEVASHRKREELLVHQGFSSIEPEQALGALEWLLRHEVSLAGVAAFDFDRWSSRQERLAATPLYSRLRAPVPSTTPAPSEPAASPPPRASIAELALGHIAEVMRIPAAQLNQERSLIEQGLDSLMGVELKNRLELELGVSLPMARLLSNVSLSELLANLSAGAKAPPPKPAGWEEGEL from the coding sequence ATGAGCACCTCTGGAGCACCCGAGACCGATCGGGATCTCATGCTGGAGGCCTACCAGGAGCTGCGCCGACTGCGCGCGGAGGTGGTCCGCCTGCAGGACGCGAAGCACGTCCCCATCGCCGTGGTCGGCATGAGCTGCCGCTTCCCCGGCGGGGCCAACTCGCCGCGCGAGTTCTGGGACGTGCTCTCGAAGGGAACGGATGGCGTCGGTCCACGTCCCGCGGGGCGCGAGGTCCCGGCATGGCCCGCCCACTCTCCCGAGCACCCCGGACGCAGCGCCGGGTACCTGCGCGAGGTGGACCGCTTCGATGCGTCATTCTTCGGCATCTCTCCCCGAGAGGCCTCGCGGCTCGATCCGCAGCAGCGGCTCCTGATGGAGCTGATCTGGGAGGCACTGGAGGACGCGGGCCAGGACACCGCCCCCCTCCGTGGCAGCCCCACGGGGGTATTCGTCGCGCTCTACAACAACGACTATGCCCGCCTGCAGCTCGCCGATCCCGAGCGCGCGGATGCCTACGTCAGCACCGGCATCTCCGACGCGATGGCGGCCGGGCGCATCGCCTACCACTTCGATCTGCGCGGGCCGACGCTGGTGGTGGACACCGCCTGCTCCTCCTCGCTCGTGGCGCTCCACCTCGCCTGCCGCAGCCTGGCGGCGGAAGAGTCCGAGCTGGCCATCGTGGCCGCGTCGAACCTCATCCTGGATCCGGTGGTGACCCTGCTGACGGAGCGTCTCCAGGGCAGCTCTCCCACCGGACGGTGTCGCACGTTCGATGCCAGGGCCGATGGCTACGTGCGGGGCGAGGGCGTCGGCGCGCTCGTGCTTCGCCGGCTGCCGGATGCGCGGACCAGGCGAGACCGGATCCACGGCGTCATCCGCTCCAGCGTCATCAACCAGGACGGCCGCTCGCTCGGGCTCACGGCACCCAATGGGAAGGCGCAGCGGGAGCTGCTCCAGCAGGCCCTCTCCCACGCGGGAGTCGAGCCCCGGGAGATCGGCTACGTCGAGGCTCATGGCACCGGGACTCCGCTCGGAGACCCGATCGAGATCGAGGCCCTCACCGAGGTGCTCTCCACGGGTCGCAGCGCCGGAGAGCGGTGCCGGATCGGCTCCGTGAAGAGCAACGTCGGCCACCTGGAGGCGTCGGCGGGGCTGGCGGGTGTCATCAAGGTCCTGCTCTCCTTCCAGGCCGGGCAGCTCCCCGCGAACCTGCACTTCCAGACCCTCAACCCGCACATCCAGCTCGACCCCGAGCGCTTCGAGATCGTCTCGCGGGCGACGGCCTGGCCCGCGGGCTCCGCTCCTCGACTGGCGGGCGTCAGCAGCTTCGGGCTCAGCGGCACGAACGCCCACGTCATCCTGGAAGAGCCCCCGCGTGAAGCTCCCGTATCGGTTCCCGCCACGGAGCGCTCGTGCGTGGTGGCACTCTCGGGGGCGGATGAGGCCATGCTCGCCGAGCGGGCCCGACGCCTGCTGCACTGGCTCGGGAACGAGCCGGAGGGAGTCTCGGCCTCTCTGCGGGATGTCGCCTTCTCGCTGGGAGCCCGCCGCTCCCACCTGGACTTCCGTCTGGCGGCCTGCGTCGGGACGAAGGCCGAGCTCACTCAGCTCCTCCAGGACTTCGTGAAGGGCCCCACGCCCGCCCACGCCTTCACCGGCAGACGCCCAGGGAGGCAGCCCCGACTCGCGTTCGTGTTCTCCGGGTTCGGCGGATACGGAGCGGCCCGGGTGAAGGAGCTGCTGGCGGAGGAGCCTGTCTTCCGGGAGGCGCTCCAGCGCTGTGAAGCAGCCCTCCGCCAGAACGGCGCGCCCTCGGTGCTCGCGATCCTCGAGGGCTCGACGCCTGGCTCGAGCGTTCCCGCGATCGTCCAGACGCAGCTCGCCGGCTTCGCGCTCCAGGTCGCCCTGGCGGAGCTGTGGCGGAGCTGGGGTGTGACTCCCGAGCTCGTCGTCGGGCACAGCATGGGAGAGGTGGCCGCTGCGGTGACGGCTGGCGCCCTCTCGCTGGAGGACGCCGCGAAGCTCATCACCGCTCGGGCCCGACTGCTCGGGCAGCTGAGCGGACAAGGCACCATGGCCTTGATCGAGCTGGCGGCTCCAGAGGTGGAGCAGGCGCTGGCATCGCTCGGCCACAAGGCCTCGGTGGCCGCCGTGAACGGCCCCACCTCCACCGTGGTCTCCGGGGACTCCGAGGCCGTGGAGCAGGTGGTCCAGCACTTCGAGCGCAAGGCGGTCCGCTGCCGCCGGATGGACATCGACGTGCCCGCGCACTCGGCGCGGCTGGAGGGTTCGCGGCGCTCCCTGGAGGAGTCGCTGCGTGGACTCACGCCTCGGGCCTCCAGCGTGCCGATCTTCTCCACCGTGACCGGGAAGCGGATTGCCGGTGAGGAGCTGAGCCCCGCGTACTGGGCGGACAACCTGCGCCAGCCCGTGCGGTTCTGGCCGGCCATCGAGCAGGCGCTCGAGAGTGGACCGATCGACTTCATCGAGATCGGTCCCCACCCGGTGCTGCTGCCCGGCTTGGCGACGGGCCTCGATGGCGTGCGCGAGGCGAAGCGTCCCGCGCTGCTCATCCCATCGATGCGCCGCGATGAGTCGGGCCGGCGTGTGCTCCTCGAGTCCCTGGCGCGGCTGTACGCCTCGGGACGCGACGTGAACTGGGAGGCGCTCCAGGAGCCCGGCGCCGTCCTCACGCTGCCTGCCATGCCCTGGCGGAAGCAGCGCTTCTGGTTCGACGACAGCACGGAGGCCCAGTCGGCCCGCCCTCCCACGGAGCGGCCCGTCGAGAGCCGTCCCTCCACAGACCAGGACACCGTCGCTCGCTTCTACGACGCCATCGCGCCACTGCACGAGGGCTCGCTGCACGGTCGAGACTCGGCGCCCGCGCTGCTCACCTTCGGCCTGCTGCCCCAGCGCGTGCCTGGGTTCTCCTGGTCCCTGGGGTTGTTCCAGCCCGACGCGCACCCGGAGATCCACCGCCAGCTCGTGGAGGCCCAGCGAGCCCTGCGCGAGATCGCTTTCGGCTCGGTGGACCTCTCCACCGTGACGCAGGCGCTCGACATCGGCTGCGGCTACGCGACCGATCTGTTCGACCTGGCGCAGCGGCACTCCCAGCTCCAGCTCGACGGCTTCACGCTGTCACCCCGGCAGGCCGCGCTCGCCCAGCAGCGACTGAGCGCCGCGAGGCTGGATTCCCGTGTCCGGGTGCGCGTGGCCGACAGCGCCCACACGGACTTCCCCGGCACGTATGACATGGCCTTCGGCTTCGAGGTGGCCGGGCTGGTCCGTGACAAGGCCGCGCTGTTCTCCAACATCGCTCGGCATCTGCGCCCCGGGGGCACGCTGCTGCTCGCGGACCTCGTCGCCAATACGCGCTCGGGCCTGGAGGTGGACACCACCTCCACGTTCGCCTCGGCCCGCTCCGAGTGGGGCGAGCTGCTCGCCGACCAGCGCCTGCGCCTGTCCGAGTGCGTGGACGTGAGCGCCCAGGTGATGAACTTCCTGGACGATCCCACCGACGCACGGGAGCTCCGGCGACTGGCCGAGAAGCGCTCCCTCGACGAGGAGGCCATCCAGGCGCTGGAGTCCTGGGCCAACATCCGCCGCTCTCTCGAGCGCGGACTGCTGAGCTACGTGGTGCTCATCGCCACGCTGGACCGGCACGCCTCCCGCGCCTCGGTGCTGCGCACGAACCAGGAGCGGCTCGCGACGGCCTCTCCTCCCTCCGAGGTTTCTCGGACGGCGGCCGCCCCGGGGCCTGCCTCCACCTCCTCGAGCACTCCCGCGGAGCTGCTGCATCGCATCGAGTGGCAGCCCCAGGAGCGTCCTGCTTCGCCAGTCGCCTCGGCCCGTGAGGGCGCGTGGCTGCTCTTCGCCGATGCAGGTGGCGTGGCAGGACGGCTGGCCGCGCGGCTCGAAGCCCAGGGCCAGCGGGTGGTGGTGATCCGTCGGCCTCCTTCCGACGCGCGGTCGGGCGACCGGCTGCGCGAGGCGCTCCTGGATGCGCTCGGTCCACACCGGACGTGCAAGGGCGTGCTCTTCCTCTCGGGTCTCGATGCCGGGGCAGCCGAGGATGGCGGCCCGGAGCAGCTCTCCGCCGCGCTCGATGCAGGAGCGTTGGCGCTGCTGCCTCTCGCTCAGCGCATGGCTACCGAGCCTCTGCCAGGAACTCCCCGGCTGTGGGTGCTGACCCAGCGCGTCTGGGACAAGCTCCCGGCCGGACAGCGCGGCACCCCGGCGCAGGCTCCGTTGTGGGGCCTCGGGCGGACGCTGATGCATGAGGCTCCGGGGCTCCAGACGACCCTGGTGGATCTCGGCGGCTCCGATGAGGACCTGCGCGCGCTGGTCTCGGAGCTCGAGGCGCCCAGCTCCGAGGATCAGCTCCTCTTCAGGGATGGCCGGCGCCATGTGGCGCGCCTGCACCGAGGGGAGCTTCCGGGCGAAGCGAGGGCTGGAGCAGTCATGCCTCCGGTCCGGTCGGATGCGACCTACCTCATCACCGGCGGGCTGGGCGGGCTGGGACTGGCCACCGCGGGCTGGCTCTCGAGGCAGGGGGCGCGAAACCTGGTGCTACTCGGTCGCACGGCGCCCTCGGAAGCCTCCGCCCGAGCGGTGGAGGAGCTCCGAAAGAGCGGCGCGCGAGTGGAGGTCGCCACGCTGGACGCGGGAGAGCGCCCCGCCCTGGAAGCCCTGCTCACCCGCATCGACCGCGAGCTCCCGCCGCTGCGAGGCATCTTCCACGCCGCGGGAGCCCTGGCCGACGGCGTCGTCGCGGAGATGGATGCAACGCGCTTCCTCGTCCCTGCCCGGGCCAAGGTCCACGGCGCCTGGAACCTCCACGTGCTCACGCGCGGGCGCGAGCTTGACTTCTTCGTCCTCTTCTCGTCCTTCGCCTCGCTGCTCGGCTCGCCGGGACAGGCCAACCACGCGGCGGCGAACAGCTTCCTGGACGCCCTGGCGCTCCACCGGCGCGGGCTGGGGCTGCCAGCGACGAGCGTGCAGTGGGGCCCATGGGCCCGCGTGGGAGAGGTCGCCTCGCATCGCAAGCGGGAGGAGCTCCTCGTCCACCAGGGCTTCTCCAGCATCGAGCCCGAACAGGCCCTGGGCGCGCTCGAGTGGCTGCTGCGCCACGAGGTCTCCCTGGCGGGCGTGGCCGCCTTCGACTTCGACCGGTGGTCCTCCCGACAGGAGCGGCTCGCCGCCACCCCGCTCTACTCCCGGCTGCGCGCGCCGGTGCCGTCCACCACCCCAGCTCCTTCCGAGCCGGCTGCATCCCCGCCGCCGCGGGCGAGCATCGCCGAGCTCGCTCTCGGGCATATCGCGGAGGTGATGCGCATCCCGGCCGCCCAGCTCAACCAGGAGCGCTCGCTGATTGAGCAGGGCCTCGACTCGCTGATGGGCGTCGAGCTGAAGAACCGGCTGGAGCTGGAGCTCGGCGTCTCCCTGCCCATGGCCCGGCTGCTGTCGAACGTGTCCCTGTCCGAGCTGCTGGCGAACCTCTCCGCGGGAGCCAAGGCACCGCCGCCGAAGCCGGCCGGCTGGGAGGAAGGCGAGCTATGA
- a CDS encoding type I polyketide synthase yields MSDLADTSAPGVAIVGMSGRFPGASDLERFWANLRDGVESITFFPEAGPAVPGYVPAKGILDDIEGFDASFFGIPPLEAELMDPQHRLFLECAWEALEEGGCTAAGFRGVVGAFAGCSMSAYLLHALGGLARELSGSPMGLQALIGNDKDYLATLAAYKLGLEGPCVSVQTACSTSLVAVAMACQSLLLEECDAALAGGVTLRIPQRIGYLAPEGGVLSPDGHCRAFDVAAQGTTLGSGVGVVLLKRLEDALEAGDRIHAVIRGWATNNDGARRIGFTAPGLDGQAEVIASAHEFADVSPDSVSYVEAHGSGTPLGDSIEIAALTRAFRKKTSRRGFCGVGSVKTNVGHLECAAGVTGLIKVALMLRHRELVPSLHFQTPNPRIEFQESPFHVVTRHQPWRSQGGPLRAGISSFGIGGTNAHLIVEEPPQAPRVQRAQHVPASWALPLSAPTPEALREQAERHARHLEGLTAPEELPRVCAASALRRKHHAHRLVAIGSQASELVSQLRAWAREGDAPGVHAGKVESSNGPVFVFSGQGGHAARMGHTLAQQEPVFREALRRCDEALRPHLGCSIIEELGRPAESSRLQQVELTQPAIFAIQVALAALWRAWGVQPSAVLGHSMGEVAAAHVAGALELADAARVIAVRSKLASRLSGQGGMVLLDLTASEADALARSVSPLLSVSAHNGPRTTVVSGPPESLESLMSTAAARGIFCRRLPVDFSAHGPQVEPLLGEMTTALAGLRPKAPTVPMISSVTAALIDRTPLDARYWASNLRNTVLFTEAVDSALTRGSKLFLELAPHPLLSVAIQEQLQGRGGRAIGSLQRDVGDRQAMLEALAQLHVAGVPVGWSAVQPLSGPAPSLPTYAWQRRPYWYSGASASTGQGSFEHGHSGPEAGQPRRFTPADRAGVHYREWVLDPATLAELRDHRIAGTPTFPGSAFLVLALQAAREELGGSDLSLRDIEFQRPLRLAPPERSRLQLVLEQDSKGETTFHFSGRADGVTGSEAWVQYARGRVVRESLAGGDAPDLEGRLRQARVRLSADAHYGALVRRGLDYRESFHAIEQLGVEADGGVARLASASSHASALGPLPVSPGQLDSAMQVCAALLHAGPDTPESATRTFVPVSIASFSLGRSESAPDLRWSCFQRRHGDTTSSDSFEGDITLHAASGVRIGSLTGLRLHALAADTGSTSEGDFFEVRWVPQALTGSAPLPLSRRWLILSDRTGFGERLAARLESEGGRCTLVPSSEEGRAALEQALAERFDDIIHLGSLGSEAVAMPDASGLRAAIDSGCGALVDLVRLLSSRAHRSRLWVVTERSQATVPGDVPSPVSATVWGLGRTLPHEHPELSCRRIDLDDPASPALLSAVLDELRQEGAEDEIALRGSRRFVSRLVSAQPHTPAAEVRFDARGTYLITGGLGGIGLELAHWLADRGATTLALLGRTPASERAQARLEALRLRGITVHVALADVSDPEALSAALRRIRSGCPPLRGVFHAAGVLDDDPLRHLDRDRFWKVLAPKLAGALHLDRLTRDDALESLVLFSSTASVLGSPGQGNYAAANQALDALAHARRARGTPAISVNWGAWAEVGLAAARFGMGDGAALRGIAAVSPAQGLAALGRILAWNPVQVASLRFHPSSWVAFHSTAARAPRLAPVLGDAVSPASAQATASTTVSATGGFEAIVAREVARVLRIPEEQLDARQPLGALGLSSLMGLELRNRLQRLAGVPLPATLLWNHPTIAALAESVEAMRGKHLSRPPEREAAAPAPLAPEPTPPRPEPLSREELAQALAQELAAARKTRTR; encoded by the coding sequence ATGAGCGATCTGGCGGACACCTCCGCTCCCGGCGTCGCGATCGTCGGCATGAGTGGCCGCTTCCCGGGCGCGTCCGATCTGGAGCGCTTCTGGGCGAACCTGCGCGACGGGGTGGAGTCCATCACCTTCTTCCCCGAGGCGGGTCCAGCCGTGCCGGGCTACGTGCCGGCCAAGGGCATCCTCGACGACATCGAGGGCTTCGACGCGTCGTTCTTCGGCATCCCTCCGCTCGAGGCCGAGCTGATGGATCCGCAGCACCGGCTGTTCCTGGAGTGCGCCTGGGAGGCGCTCGAGGAGGGAGGCTGCACGGCGGCGGGCTTCCGCGGCGTCGTGGGCGCCTTCGCGGGCTGCAGCATGAGCGCCTATCTGCTGCACGCGCTCGGGGGACTGGCTCGGGAGCTGTCCGGCTCGCCGATGGGGCTGCAGGCGCTGATCGGCAACGACAAGGACTACCTGGCCACGCTCGCCGCGTACAAGCTGGGCCTGGAAGGCCCCTGCGTCTCCGTGCAGACGGCGTGCTCCACCTCGCTGGTGGCCGTGGCGATGGCCTGCCAGAGCCTGCTCCTGGAGGAGTGTGATGCCGCGCTCGCCGGCGGCGTCACCCTGCGGATTCCCCAGCGGATCGGCTACCTGGCTCCCGAGGGCGGAGTGCTCTCGCCGGATGGGCACTGCCGGGCCTTCGACGTGGCGGCGCAGGGCACCACGCTGGGCAGCGGCGTTGGGGTGGTGCTGCTCAAGCGCCTGGAGGATGCGCTGGAGGCGGGAGACCGCATCCACGCCGTCATCCGAGGCTGGGCCACCAACAACGACGGCGCCCGGCGGATTGGCTTCACGGCTCCGGGGCTCGATGGCCAGGCCGAGGTCATCGCCTCGGCGCACGAGTTCGCGGATGTGTCCCCGGACTCCGTGTCCTATGTGGAGGCGCACGGCAGCGGCACTCCGCTGGGCGACTCCATCGAGATCGCCGCGCTCACCCGAGCGTTCCGGAAGAAGACGTCCCGCCGTGGCTTCTGTGGCGTGGGCTCGGTGAAGACCAACGTCGGGCACCTCGAGTGCGCGGCGGGGGTCACGGGGCTCATCAAGGTCGCGCTGATGCTGCGGCATCGCGAGCTGGTGCCCAGCCTCCACTTCCAGACGCCCAACCCGCGCATCGAGTTCCAGGAGAGCCCCTTCCACGTCGTCACCCGCCACCAGCCGTGGCGGAGCCAGGGAGGGCCGCTGCGCGCGGGCATCAGCAGCTTCGGGATCGGCGGTACCAACGCGCACCTGATCGTCGAGGAGCCTCCACAGGCCCCCAGAGTCCAGCGGGCGCAGCATGTCCCCGCGTCCTGGGCCCTGCCCCTGTCGGCGCCCACTCCCGAGGCGCTTCGGGAGCAGGCCGAGCGCCACGCCCGCCATCTGGAAGGTCTGACTGCTCCAGAGGAGCTGCCTCGGGTCTGCGCCGCCTCCGCCCTCCGACGGAAGCACCATGCTCACCGGCTGGTGGCCATCGGCTCCCAGGCTTCGGAGCTGGTGAGCCAGCTGAGAGCCTGGGCCCGCGAGGGCGACGCCCCGGGTGTGCATGCGGGGAAGGTCGAGAGCTCCAACGGCCCCGTCTTCGTGTTCTCCGGACAGGGCGGGCACGCGGCGCGGATGGGCCACACCCTGGCGCAGCAGGAGCCGGTGTTCCGAGAGGCGCTCCGCCGGTGTGACGAGGCCCTGCGGCCCCACCTGGGGTGCTCCATCATCGAGGAGCTTGGCAGGCCTGCCGAGTCGTCCCGGCTGCAGCAGGTGGAGCTCACCCAGCCCGCCATCTTCGCGATCCAGGTCGCCCTGGCGGCGCTGTGGCGCGCGTGGGGTGTGCAGCCCTCGGCGGTCCTGGGGCACAGCATGGGCGAGGTGGCCGCCGCGCATGTGGCGGGCGCGCTGGAGCTGGCGGACGCCGCGCGGGTCATCGCCGTGCGCAGCAAGCTCGCGTCCCGTCTCTCGGGTCAGGGTGGAATGGTGCTGCTCGACCTGACCGCCTCCGAGGCCGACGCGCTGGCTCGTTCGGTGTCTCCGCTCCTGAGCGTCTCGGCGCACAACGGGCCACGCACCACCGTCGTCTCGGGGCCTCCCGAGTCGCTCGAGTCGCTCATGTCCACCGCCGCGGCCCGAGGCATCTTCTGTCGACGGCTCCCCGTGGACTTCAGCGCGCACGGGCCCCAGGTGGAGCCCCTGCTCGGGGAGATGACCACGGCGCTCGCCGGACTGCGGCCGAAGGCTCCCACCGTGCCGATGATCTCCTCGGTGACGGCGGCGCTGATCGATCGGACGCCGCTGGACGCGAGGTACTGGGCCAGCAACCTGCGCAACACCGTCCTCTTCACCGAGGCGGTGGACAGCGCGCTGACGCGCGGCTCGAAGCTCTTCCTCGAGCTGGCACCGCACCCGCTCCTCTCGGTGGCCATCCAGGAGCAGCTCCAGGGCCGGGGCGGCCGGGCGATAGGCTCGCTGCAGCGAGACGTTGGTGATCGACAGGCGATGCTCGAAGCGCTGGCGCAGCTCCACGTCGCGGGAGTCCCGGTGGGCTGGAGCGCGGTGCAGCCCCTGTCCGGGCCCGCGCCCTCGCTGCCGACCTACGCGTGGCAGCGGCGGCCCTACTGGTACTCGGGGGCTTCGGCTTCCACGGGTCAGGGGAGCTTCGAGCATGGGCACTCGGGGCCGGAAGCGGGTCAGCCCCGGCGGTTCACTCCGGCGGACAGGGCTGGCGTCCATTACCGGGAGTGGGTGCTGGATCCGGCCACGCTCGCGGAGCTGCGAGACCACCGCATCGCTGGCACCCCCACGTTCCCGGGCAGTGCCTTCCTGGTCCTGGCCCTGCAGGCGGCGCGCGAGGAGCTGGGCGGCAGCGACCTGAGCCTGCGAGACATCGAGTTCCAGCGCCCACTGCGCCTCGCTCCTCCCGAGCGGAGTCGCCTTCAGCTCGTGCTGGAGCAGGACTCGAAGGGGGAGACGACCTTCCACTTCTCGGGCCGCGCAGATGGTGTCACGGGCTCGGAGGCCTGGGTGCAGTACGCACGTGGCCGCGTGGTCCGGGAGTCTCTGGCTGGCGGCGATGCGCCCGATCTGGAGGGCCGGCTCCGACAGGCACGGGTGCGCCTCTCGGCCGATGCGCACTACGGCGCGCTGGTCCGGCGCGGCCTGGACTACCGGGAGAGCTTCCACGCCATCGAGCAGCTCGGCGTCGAGGCGGATGGAGGTGTCGCCCGGCTGGCTTCGGCGTCTTCCCACGCTTCGGCGCTCGGGCCGCTTCCTGTCAGCCCGGGGCAGCTGGACTCGGCCATGCAGGTCTGCGCGGCCTTGCTCCACGCAGGACCGGACACTCCCGAGAGCGCGACCCGCACCTTCGTGCCGGTGAGCATCGCGTCCTTCTCCCTGGGACGGAGCGAGAGCGCTCCGGACCTGCGCTGGAGCTGCTTCCAGCGTCGGCACGGAGACACCACGAGTAGCGACTCCTTCGAAGGGGACATCACCCTTCATGCCGCTTCGGGCGTCCGCATCGGAAGCCTCACCGGGCTCCGCTTGCATGCCCTGGCCGCCGACACGGGCTCGACGTCCGAGGGGGACTTCTTCGAGGTGCGTTGGGTCCCGCAGGCCCTGACCGGCTCGGCGCCCCTGCCGCTCTCGCGGAGATGGTTGATCCTCTCGGACCGTACCGGGTTCGGAGAGCGCCTGGCGGCTCGCCTCGAGTCAGAGGGCGGACGGTGCACCCTCGTCCCCTCCTCGGAGGAGGGCCGCGCCGCGCTGGAGCAGGCGTTGGCCGAGCGCTTCGATGACATCATCCACCTGGGCAGCCTGGGGAGCGAGGCGGTAGCCATGCCCGATGCCTCCGGACTGCGCGCGGCCATCGACTCGGGCTGCGGGGCCCTGGTGGACCTCGTGCGGTTGCTGTCCTCCCGAGCCCATCGCAGTCGGCTCTGGGTCGTGACGGAGCGGTCCCAGGCCACGGTGCCCGGGGATGTCCCCTCCCCTGTCAGCGCGACGGTGTGGGGACTGGGTCGGACCCTCCCCCACGAGCACCCGGAGCTGTCCTGCCGGCGCATCGACCTCGACGACCCGGCCTCTCCCGCCCTCCTCTCCGCCGTGCTCGACGAGCTCCGGCAGGAGGGCGCCGAGGACGAGATCGCCCTTCGTGGCTCGCGGCGCTTCGTCTCGCGCCTCGTGTCCGCCCAGCCTCACACTCCCGCGGCGGAGGTCCGCTTCGACGCACGGGGGACCTACCTCATCACGGGGGGACTGGGAGGCATCGGCCTGGAGCTGGCGCACTGGCTGGCAGACCGCGGAGCGACGACGCTCGCGCTGCTCGGCCGGACGCCTGCTTCCGAGCGAGCGCAGGCCCGACTCGAAGCGCTCCGTCTGCGAGGCATCACGGTCCACGTGGCACTGGCCGATGTGTCCGACCCCGAGGCCCTGTCCGCGGCGCTCCGGCGCATCCGCTCCGGGTGCCCTCCGCTGCGCGGCGTCTTCCATGCGGCCGGTGTCCTGGATGACGATCCGCTGCGCCACCTGGACCGAGACCGCTTCTGGAAGGTGCTGGCGCCGAAGCTGGCCGGTGCGCTCCACCTCGACCGCCTCACGCGCGACGACGCGCTGGAGTCGCTGGTCCTCTTCTCCTCGACGGCCTCCGTGCTCGGCTCACCGGGACAAGGGAACTACGCCGCGGCGAACCAGGCGCTGGATGCCCTGGCGCACGCACGACGGGCTCGGGGCACTCCGGCCATCAGCGTGAACTGGGGAGCCTGGGCGGAGGTAGGCCTCGCCGCCGCGCGCTTCGGCATGGGGGATGGAGCCGCGCTCCGAGGCATCGCCGCGGTGAGCCCGGCCCAGGGGCTCGCGGCGCTCGGCCGGATTCTCGCCTGGAATCCGGTGCAGGTTGCCTCGCTCCGTTTCCACCCCTCATCGTGGGTGGCCTTCCACTCGACCGCGGCCCGAGCCCCTCGCCTCGCGCCCGTCCTCGGCGACGCGGTGAGCCCAGCATCTGCCCAGGCCACGGCCTCCACGACAGTCTCCGCGACAGGTGGATTCGAAGCCATCGTGGCGCGAGAGGTGGCGCGGGTGCTGCGCATCCCCGAGGAACAGCTCGACGCACGGCAGCCGCTCGGCGCGCTGGGCCTCAGCTCCTTGATGGGGCTGGAGCTGCGCAACCGGCTGCAGCGGCTGGCCGGGGTGCCGCTACCCGCCACGCTCCTCTGGAACCATCCGACGATCGCCGCGCTCGCCGAGAGCGTGGAGGCGATGCGCGGCAAACACCTCTCCCGCCCCCCCGAGCGTGAAGCGGCCGCCCCCGCGCCACTCGCTCCGGAACCCACTCCGCCACGGCCAGAGCCGCTCTCCCGAGAGGAGCTGGCCCAGGCGCTCGCCCAGGAACTGGCAGCCGCCAGGAAGACGAGGACGCGATGA